The Oscarella lobularis chromosome 8, ooOscLobu1.1, whole genome shotgun sequence nucleotide sequence TAGAGGAGCCCCTCTTTATCGGATCCGCCTTCGCAGGCGAGCGCGATCAGCTCCTTTTCGTTGTATTTCATCGATTTCTTGTTGCAAAACGCGCTCGCCGACGCCTAATCGATCGTTTTTTGCTCGATTTGATCAAATCATTGATATCGATTagcgcgatgacgtcaacaccTCGCTACGATcacgtcgattttcaaaaCGTTTACGAACCAGCCGAAGATacgtttctccttctcgacgctctcgaacaagagacgacgtttctttaCGATCTCAATCCGAGCATTTGCTTGGAAATTGGATGCGGATCGGGAGTCGTTCTCACCTTTTTAGCCGATTTACTCAAGTCCCATACGACTGCACTCTACGTAGGAACCGATATCAATTGTTTCGCTGCTCGTGCATGTCGAGAAACGCTTAGAAAAAATGGAtttgacggtgacgtcattgtgacCGATCTCATTCATTCGCTTTTACCGCGATTAATGCACAAAGTCGATGTATTGTTGTTCAATCCTCCTTACGTCATTACGTCCCCGGATGAAGTCAATGGAACCTCAATATCGGCTTCTTGGGCTGGAGGAATTGACGGTCGTCAGGTTATTGATCGATTATTGGGAGAAGTTAATGATCTATTGAGCGTACGACAAGCCGTCTTCTATCTCGTTCTCGTACGAGAAAACAAGCCTGAAGAAGTGATAGATTATTTGCAGACGCAAGGTTTTAGTGTA carries:
- the LOC136189968 gene encoding methyltransferase N6AMT1-like gives rise to the protein MTSTPRYDHVDFQNVYEPAEDTFLLLDALEQETTFLYDLNPSICLEIGCGSGVVLTFLADLLKSHTTALYVGTDINCFAARACRETLRKNGFDGDVIVTDLIHSLLPRLMHKVDVLLFNPPYVITSPDEVNGTSISASWAGGIDGRQVIDRLLGEVNDLLSVRQAVFYLVLVRENKPEEVIDYLQTQGFSVCTILERKAGSEYLSIVRATR